GTCGCGCAGCGCTACGGCCCGGAGCTGCTGCACGGCGCGGAGGCGGCGGCCCTCTCCGCGAAGGCGAAGCGGGCCGAGGACGTGGCGAATCGCTCGGCGTTCCTCGCGGGCCTGTCCAGCGACTCGGTGGTGACGTCCCAGGCGGCCAACGCGACGTTCGCCTGGCAGGGCCTGGCCAACCCCGGCCGCCCGGCGTGGCTGTGCATCATCCTGGGCCGCTTCCTGCTGGGCCTGTGGGCCGGACGACAGCGGCTGTTGGAGGACGTGGAGCGCCACCGCAAGCTGCTGCGCCGGCTGCTGGCGTGGGGTCTGGGAGTGGGTGTGGCCATCGCCACCCTGTCGCTGGTCATCAACCTGCGCAACCGGGGCACCGCGTGGCCCGCCAGCCCCACGCCATGGATGCTGGGGCTGCGCACGCTGCGGGAGGTGGGCTACCTGTTCATGGGCACGGGCTACGCGGCGGCCTTCGCGCTGCTCTTCCAGAGGGAGCGCGGCCGGAAGGTGCTGGGCGTGCTCGCGCCCGCGGGCCGCATGGCCCTGTCGCTGTACCTGATGCAGTCGCTGGTGAGCGTGTGGCTGTACGACGGCTGGGGCCTGGGCTTCGTCGGGCACCTGCCCATGTCGCGCGTCATGCTGCTGTCGCTGGGCGTCTTCGCGGTGCAGGTCGTCCTGGCGCGCCTGTGGCTTTCGCGCTTCCGCTTCGGCCCGGCGGAGTGGGTGTGGCGCTCGCTCACCTACGGCAGCGCCCAGCCCATGCGGCTTGCCTCCGCGAGCCCGGCGCGCGCGGCGCACTGACTCCAGCGGCAGGAAGACGCAGGACAAAAAAGAACCCCGGGTCCCGCCGAGGAAAGCGGGAACCGGGGTCTGGAGGAGAGGGGCGCGGCGTCAAGCCGCGCCCCCTTCCGTGCGAACTACCGGACCTTGTACGAGGCGCCGAACGTCGTCTTGATGTAGCCGTTCACCTCGGTGTCCACCAGGCTCGGCACACCGACGATGGTGATGTAGTAGCGACCGGCGGGACGGTTGCGCAGCACGATGCTCTCCGTCGCGCTCTCCTTCACACCGCGGGCGATGTAGGAGGTGAACGTGGGGGCCGAGCCGTACTGCACGTAGACGTCCGCGTTGCCCTCGCCCTCACCCAGCGCGATGGACAGCGTGTTGATGCCGGAGTCCAGCTTGAACTCGGGCATGTCGATGATGTAGGTGCGGCTGGAGCCTTCCACGCCCGACAGGTTCTCCACGACGTACTCGTTGCCGATGTTCTCGAAGCCACCCTTCCAGGTGACCGTGAGCGACGTGCCGGAGTAGGTGGTGAAGCCCTTGATCATCACGTACCAGATGGCTTCCGTGCCGGAGGTCGCGAAGGTGCAGGTCTCCGCGTTGCCGGACTTGTACGGACGGCAGTCATACAGCGAGTCCGTGGGGGCGTTGGCGCGACGGACGTAGAGGTCCGCGTCACCCGTGCCACCGGCCATCGTGAACGTCACGTCCGTGGCGCCCTCGGGGATGGTGATGGAGAAGTACTGCTTGCTGCCGGACGAGCCGTTGATGGGCGTGACGGTCGTGCCCTTCTCGACCGGGGTGGTGACCGGGGGAGGAACCGGCACGCCGACGCCGACGGCCTTCCACGCGTTGCCCACCGAGGCGACCTCATCCGCGGTGAAGCCCAGCTGGGTCGCGGCCTGCTCCGACGCGGTCTTCGCCGCCTCGAAGTTGGAGGACGCGATCAGGATGTCCGTGTTGATCTTGTAGATGACCTTGGCGGCCTTCTCGATGCCGATGCCGGCGACGACCTGGGTCGTCTTGGCGCGCGGGTGCGTGCCACCCTGGGACATCAGGTAGAACGCCAGGTTGGAGATACCCGAGCTGTAGTGCACGTCCACGCCGGAGGAGTAGTCCGGGTAGTAGTCGAGCGAGTCCCCGTCCTTCGTGGGCTCGTCCATGTAGCGCAGGCCGTCACCCGGGATGCTGGGCGTCCAGACGTCGTCGCCGACGATCCAGGTGTTCGCGTCGATGACCTTGCCCTTGCCGTACCACTCGCACACCGCTCCGAAGATGTCGGAGAAGGACTCGTTGAGGCCACCGGACTCACCGGAGTAGGTGAGGTTGGACTCCGCCGAGGTCACCGCGTGCGTCAGCTCGTGCGCCGTCACGTCCAGCGAGTTCGCCAGGTTGGACGCGTTCACGCCGTCGCCATCGCCGTACACCATCTGGGTGCCGTCCCAGTAGGCGTTGACGTAGTTGTTGCTGTAGTGGACGTAGCTCTTCAGCACCTTGCCGGCGTTGTCGTACGAGTCGCGGCCGAACAGCTCGCTGTAGCAGTTGTAGACGGTCCCGAGGTGGTCGTAGTTGTTGTTCACGACCGGGTCGGCGTGGGCCGGGTCACCCTCGAAGCGCGCACGGACGGCCGTGGGCAGCGACGTGCGGTGCTCCAGGTCACGCACTTCGCGGTTGAGCGCGGAGTGGATGTTCGGACGGATCTCGAACACTTCGCCCGTCTTCGCGTTCACCAGCACCGTGTTGTCCACCGGCGTGGTGTCCTTCAGCTCGCCCTTGACGCGAACTTCGTACGTCAGGATCAGCTCGTTGCCGGAGCGGTGGTAGACGAGCTGGGGCTCGCCCTCCGTGGAGGCGCGCTCGGGAGCGGTGCGGTCACCCGTCGCCGCGGCGATGGCCGCCTCGGCGGCGATGGTGGCCTTCGCCTCGCCCTTCAGGTCGCCACGGGCGTTCGTGTTCACCGCGAACACGGTGCCGTTGCGGGCGTGCAGGCGGACTTCCGCGTCGCGCACCAGGATGCCGTTGTGGGTCACGCCATAACGGAAGTGGGTGTCGCCGTCGAAGCCGACGTAGGCCTTCTTCAGGAACAGGTCGTTCGGGTCCAGGCGGAACATCGGGGCCACGCCCGCGAGCACCGGGGCCAGCTGCTGGGGAGCAGCAATGCCCTGGATGGCCGACGGCGCGGGAACGGAACCAAAGGAACCGGTGACGAAGGTGGGGACCGCGTCCGTGTCGGCCGCGATCACCTTCTGACCCGCCGACAGGTTGGCGGACGCCTTCTGCAGGTTCGCGTCCTCCGTGTTCGCGGCAGGAGCACCTTCGGTGCAGGCACCAACCATCAGGGACAGGGCTGCGGCACCCAGGGCGCCGCGTACTCGCTTCTCGTACATGTAATCCTCCTGCTAAGTGGAAAGATTAGAAACGACTGTGTCACAAGAGAGGCGCGTATTTCAAGTACAGGCGAGAATTTTACGGATACGCTACTTCTCAGGAATTGAGAGTTCTCGCAACTGCTTGAAATGACGGGAGGAACCCACGCGGACCGGGGGAAACGAGCAATACGTCAAAGCTGTCAAGACCTGAGCTTCGGCTTTGAAGTACCTGTCGGTGGAAGCGTGCATTGAGTGAACGCCGGGGAGAATTTGCCGTCTCATTTATTCCCGACCCGGGTGGGTCCTACATCACCGCCGACCGTCGCCTGGGGTTTGGAGGGGCTTCCGGAGCCGTCCGGGCGCGCGTCGCGGGCCCCCGGGCCCACGTGCCTGGACTAGCGTCCGCGCCTCGGGAGGCGACACATGCGCGCGCTGCAGGTGCAGGAGCTCACGGGGCCGGACGGACTGGTGGTGGTGGACGTGCCGGAGCCGGAGGCCGGGGACGCGGTGCTCATTGATGTGGTGGCGGCCGGGGTGAGCTTCCCGGATCTGCTGCTGTCGCAGGGCAAGTACCAGCTCAAGCCGGAGCTGCCCTTCGTGCCGGGCGTGGAGGTGGCGGGCGTGGTGCGGCAGGCGCCCCCCGGGGCGCGCGTGAAGGCCGGCGACCGGGTGATGGGCTTCTCCTTCACCCTGGGCGGCTTCGCGGAGGTCTGCGCGGTGGCGCCGGAGCTGGCGTTCCCCATCCCTGCCGCCTGGAGCTTCGAGCAGGCCGCGGGCGTGGTGATGAACTACCACACGGCGCACTTCGCGCTGCACCGGCGCGGGCAGCTCAAGGCCGGGGAGACGGTGGTGGTGCACGGCGCGGCGGGCGGCGTGGGCACGGCGGCGGTGCAGGTGGCGAAGGGCGCCGGGGCGCGCGTGCTGGCGGTGGTGGGGGACGCGCGCAAGGCGGAGATGGCGAAGCGCGCGGGCGCGGATGTCACGCTGCTCGTGGGCGATTGGCCCGCGGGCGTGCGCGAGGCCACGGACGGCCGGGGCGCGGACGTGGTGCTGGACGTGGTGGGCGGGGACGTCTTCGACAAGAGCCTCAAGGCGCTCGCGCCCGAGGGACGGCTGCTGGTGGTGGGCTTCGCGGGCGGACAGATTCCGTCGGTGGCGGTGAATCGTCTCTTGCTGCGCAACGTGTCCGTGGTGGGCGTGGCGTGGGGCGCCTTCCTGATGCACGAGCCCGGGTTGACGGCCACCATCGCCAGGGACCTGGAGGCGCTCGCCGAGCGCGGCATCCTCCAACCCCTGGTGGGCAGCGTCTTCCCGCTGGAGGAGGGCGCGAAGGCGCTGCGCGAGCTGGAGTCGCGCGCGGCCATGGGCAAGGTCGTCCTCCGGGTGAAGGCCGGCTGACGCCGGGGCCCCCGGGCCGTCAGTCCAGCGGCGAGGGGGTCCCCGCCTCGCGCTCCAGCACGTCCGCGGCGCGGGCGTCGCGGGGCAGGCCGAAGCGGGCGCGCGAGCACGTCAGCAATTCGCCCGCGTAGACGCTGTCCGCGAGCGCCTCCGCGTAGCGGCCGTGGGCCTCGCACAGGCGGGCCCGCTCATCCACCAGTCGGGCGAGGATGCGCGCCTGCTCCGGGTGGGTGAAGAGGCCGACGACGGAGCGGGCATCGAAGCGGGTGAGCGTTTCGAACTCCATGCCCAGCGACGCCGTGCACGCTTCGCGGATGTGCCCCAGGCACGCCTCCCAGGACGCGCGGGTCCGGATGATGGCCGGCACCGAGCGGCCAAGCTCCCGGACGGCGTTGAGCAGGAAGGCGTGTCGTAGGACGGGCATCCGGATTGCCACTACAGCCTGTTCGGCCTGAATCATCCAGACGCGCCCCGCCGGGTCCCCTCCGGCGGAGCGCGTTCACGGCCTGCCCGCCTCCCCGACGTCAGCTCGAACGGGGCGGCTTCGCGGGCGTCGCGCCGGTGAAGCGGTAGTGCGCCACCACCGGCTGGTGGTCGGAGGACTCGGTGGAGCGGTCCACCTCGAAGAGGACGGGGGCCAGCGAGCGCGTCGCGTAGAAGTTGTCGAAGCGCTTGCCCGTGGCGTGGACCACGCCGTGGCTGTCCGGCAGCGACGTGAGCGTGGCGCAGTCCGCCACGTCCTGCAGGCGCAACCACGCGGGGCTGCCCTTGGGGACCTGGCCCGCGCCCAGCTCCGCGCGCGCGAGCTGGGGCGTCGTCAGGGAGTGGTCCGCCAGCCGCACCCGCACCGTCGTCGCGTGGCACACCGTCTCCGGCAGCTCCTGCTCCAGGACATGCAGCTCGTGGCGCAGGCGCGGGTCGGCGATGTTGCCCACGCCCCGGTCGCCCACCGTCACGTGGTGGAGGTCGCCGTAGCGCAGGCGGTACTCCTCGATGGTGTCCGTGTCGTTGTCCTGCTGCGGGTGCAGGTGCGCCATCAGCCACGAGCCGCCGCGCTTGATGGCGGTGTTGGCGTTGAAGTCGCCCAGCACCACGGCGGCGACGCCCTCGCGCTGGCGCACGAGCGCGTTGAGCTGGTGCAGGTTGTGCGCGTTGACGCCCGGGTCCCCGAGCGCGTGGTGCACGTTGTAGAAGTAGACCGGGCGTCCCTCCACCTCCGCCTTCATCCACAGCACGCCCCGGTCCTCCACCAGCTCCCCGGCCTGTCCCTGGCGGGCGATGGCCGCCTGGCGTTCAGCGTCGGTGAGGACGTAGGTGAAGTGCGCGGCGTCCACGATGGGGTGGCGGCTCAGGTAGGCCTTGCCGTTCACCAGCCGCGTCCCGTCGTCGCCGTCGCTGCCCTGGTACACGAGGTGGAAGCCGAAGCGTGACGCGAGCAGCACCGACATGGGCACGCCCGCCTCCTGCAGGCCGATGACGTCCGGCATGCGGTCCTGGGCTTCGAGCTGGGTAAAGTACTCCAGCAGCGCCTCCTGGCGCTCGCCGCCCATGAGGATGTTGTAGCTCATCACCGTGAGGCCGGGCCCTCGGGGCGCGCGCGGCGACGGGTGGTGCACGATGAGGGTGCGTCCGTCGCCCAGCCGGCGCTCACTGGCAGGCAGCGGCACGGCGTGGAAGTCCGGGAGGGTGATGCTGGGGTCACGTCGGGGCATGATGTCCTCGCGTCCGCCCGGCTTGCGGCCGAGCAGGTGCCCCACGGCCGGCAGGTGCTCCAGCAGCTCGGGCATCTTCATGAGGACCTCCCCCACCCCGGGAACCGAGCAAGGGGCCGCGCCCCACCACCGGGCGCGAGGGGGTTGCGATGTCGGGCGTCACGCCGTGGCACTGATGATTCCACCGAGCCTCCATCCACGAGTCCTCCCCTCAAGTTCATGGCGGAAGGGCTTGTCCGCCAGCGTCATTCCATGAGCGGGCGGTCGGCTGGACGTCTGCCCTGCGTGCGCGAGGCGACATCGGCGTGGAACAGGGGGGCGTCCGGCGGCGCACGGGTGACGGGCGGGGTGCTTAGATGGGCCGGCGATGAGAGAACTCGACGACATCCTGCGGGTGCGCGAGCGCGCCTCGGGGCCGGTGGTCCTGGCGACGGTGGTGGCGGTGTCCGGCTCGTCGTACCGGCGCCCCGGCGCGCGCATGTTGATGGGCGAGGACGGCTGGCTGGCCGGAGGCGTGAGCGGGGGGTGCCTGGAAGGGGACCTGGTGCGCAAGGCCTTCTTCTGGACGTCGGGCGGGCCGCGGGTGCTGCGCTACGACACCACCGGGGACAACGCCGAGGACGAGGGCGGCCTGTCGTTCGCGCTCGGGTGCAATGGCGTGGTGGACATCCTGCTGGAGCGCTGGGAGCCCGGCCCCGGGGACGCGCTCACCTTCGCGGCCGACGCGCGCGGGCGGTCGCTGCGCGCCGTCGTGGCCACCGTGTTCCGCGGGCCCGAGGAGGCCGTGGGCTCGCGGCTGATGCTGCGCGAGGACGGCGTGGAGGCGGGGAAGCTCTCCGGCGGACTGCACGGGCCGGTGCACGCGGCGGCGACCGAAGCGCTGGTGCGCGGCCTGCCCTGGAGTGGCGCGTGCGGCGGCGCGGAGGTGCTGGTGGAGGTGGTGGAGCCGGCCCCGCCGGTGGTGGTGTTCGGCGGCGGCTTCGACGTGGCGCCCGTGGTGTCCCGGGCGCAGGGGTTGGGCTGGCACCTCACGGTGGTGGCGGACCGGCCCGTGGAGCTGCTGCGCCGGAGGTTCCCGCACGCCCAGGCGTTCATCGCGTCCAGGGCCACCGAGGTGCTGGAGAAGGTGCCGCTGTCCGCCCGCAGCCTGGTGCTGGTGATGACGCACAGCCTGCCGCAGGACCGGGAGCTGCTCGCGCGGCTGGTGCCGCTGCCGGTGCGCTACCTGGGCGTGCTGGGGCCACGTGCGCGGACCGAGCGCATCCTGCGGGAGCTGCCGCAGCCGCCCACCGCTGCGCTGCTGGAGAAGCTGCACGCGCCCATGGGGTTGGACCTGGGCGCGGAAGGGGCGGATGAGATCGCCCTCTCCATCCTCGCGGAGCTGCAGACCGTGCTCGCGGGGCGGGACGGGGGACGGCTGCGCGAGCGACAGGCGCCCATCCACGCGGATGCCCCCGCGCCGGAGCGCAGGTCCGCGTGACGGCCCCGCGTGCGGTGTCGTCCGCGCGGAGCGGGACATGACCGTGGCCGTCGTGCTGCTCGCGGCCGGGGCCTCTTCGCGCCTGGGCCAGCCCAAGCAGCTCCTCATCCATGAGGGCGTCCCGCTGGTGCGGCGCGCGGCCCAGGCGGCCCTGGGCGCGGGCCCGGTGGTCGTCGTGCTCGGCGCCCGGCGCGAGGCGGTCGCGGCGGAGCTGGAGGGCCTCCGCGTGCGGTGCGTGGACAACCCGGACTGGGCACGGGGCCAGGGCTCGTCCCTGCAAGCCGGCCTGCGCGCCCTGCCCCCGGACGTGGACGGCATGCTGGTGATGCTCTGCGACCAGCTCCGCGTGGAGGCGGCCCACCTGCGCGCGCTCGTCGCCACGTTCGAGCGCACGCGCGCCCCCATCGTCGCCTCCGCCTACGCGGGCACCCGGGGCGTGCCCGCCCTCTTCTCGCGGGCCGTCTTCGACGAGCTGGCGGCGCTTCCGCCTGCGGAGGGCGCGCGCGGGCTCATCGCCCGCGACCCGT
This region of Corallococcus soli genomic DNA includes:
- a CDS encoding DUF418 domain-containing protein, translated to MPEPSSAGPVDVSERVHLLDALRGFALCGVFLSNSVTWFSGRALLPREQAQAQGAPLLETVVGALYAFLIDQKFVTLFSFLFGLGFSLQMSRAEARGASIVPVYRRRLGVLLLIGLTHMFAVWVGDILSTYALVGFALLLFRKRSDRAVLTWVPVLFVVVPLLISVAQRYGPELLHGAEAAALSAKAKRAEDVANRSAFLAGLSSDSVVTSQAANATFAWQGLANPGRPAWLCIILGRFLLGLWAGRQRLLEDVERHRKLLRRLLAWGLGVGVAIATLSLVINLRNRGTAWPASPTPWMLGLRTLREVGYLFMGTGYAAAFALLFQRERGRKVLGVLAPAGRMALSLYLMQSLVSVWLYDGWGLGFVGHLPMSRVMLLSLGVFAVQVVLARLWLSRFRFGPAEWVWRSLTYGSAQPMRLASASPARAAH
- a CDS encoding M4 family metallopeptidase encodes the protein MYEKRVRGALGAAALSLMVGACTEGAPAANTEDANLQKASANLSAGQKVIAADTDAVPTFVTGSFGSVPAPSAIQGIAAPQQLAPVLAGVAPMFRLDPNDLFLKKAYVGFDGDTHFRYGVTHNGILVRDAEVRLHARNGTVFAVNTNARGDLKGEAKATIAAEAAIAAATGDRTAPERASTEGEPQLVYHRSGNELILTYEVRVKGELKDTTPVDNTVLVNAKTGEVFEIRPNIHSALNREVRDLEHRTSLPTAVRARFEGDPAHADPVVNNNYDHLGTVYNCYSELFGRDSYDNAGKVLKSYVHYSNNYVNAYWDGTQMVYGDGDGVNASNLANSLDVTAHELTHAVTSAESNLTYSGESGGLNESFSDIFGAVCEWYGKGKVIDANTWIVGDDVWTPSIPGDGLRYMDEPTKDGDSLDYYPDYSSGVDVHYSSGISNLAFYLMSQGGTHPRAKTTQVVAGIGIEKAAKVIYKINTDILIASSNFEAAKTASEQAATQLGFTADEVASVGNAWKAVGVGVPVPPPVTTPVEKGTTVTPINGSSGSKQYFSITIPEGATDVTFTMAGGTGDADLYVRRANAPTDSLYDCRPYKSGNAETCTFATSGTEAIWYVMIKGFTTYSGTSLTVTWKGGFENIGNEYVVENLSGVEGSSRTYIIDMPEFKLDSGINTLSIALGEGEGNADVYVQYGSAPTFTSYIARGVKESATESIVLRNRPAGRYYITIVGVPSLVDTEVNGYIKTTFGASYKVR
- a CDS encoding NADPH:quinone oxidoreductase family protein, coding for MRALQVQELTGPDGLVVVDVPEPEAGDAVLIDVVAAGVSFPDLLLSQGKYQLKPELPFVPGVEVAGVVRQAPPGARVKAGDRVMGFSFTLGGFAEVCAVAPELAFPIPAAWSFEQAAGVVMNYHTAHFALHRRGQLKAGETVVVHGAAGGVGTAAVQVAKGAGARVLAVVGDARKAEMAKRAGADVTLLVGDWPAGVREATDGRGADVVLDVVGGDVFDKSLKALAPEGRLLVVGFAGGQIPSVAVNRLLLRNVSVVGVAWGAFLMHEPGLTATIARDLEALAERGILQPLVGSVFPLEEGAKALRELESRAAMGKVVLRVKAG
- a CDS encoding endonuclease/exonuclease/phosphatase family protein, which encodes MKMPELLEHLPAVGHLLGRKPGGREDIMPRRDPSITLPDFHAVPLPASERRLGDGRTLIVHHPSPRAPRGPGLTVMSYNILMGGERQEALLEYFTQLEAQDRMPDVIGLQEAGVPMSVLLASRFGFHLVYQGSDGDDGTRLVNGKAYLSRHPIVDAAHFTYVLTDAERQAAIARQGQAGELVEDRGVLWMKAEVEGRPVYFYNVHHALGDPGVNAHNLHQLNALVRQREGVAAVVLGDFNANTAIKRGGSWLMAHLHPQQDNDTDTIEEYRLRYGDLHHVTVGDRGVGNIADPRLRHELHVLEQELPETVCHATTVRVRLADHSLTTPQLARAELGAGQVPKGSPAWLRLQDVADCATLTSLPDSHGVVHATGKRFDNFYATRSLAPVLFEVDRSTESSDHQPVVAHYRFTGATPAKPPRSS
- a CDS encoding XdhC family protein encodes the protein MRELDDILRVRERASGPVVLATVVAVSGSSYRRPGARMLMGEDGWLAGGVSGGCLEGDLVRKAFFWTSGGPRVLRYDTTGDNAEDEGGLSFALGCNGVVDILLERWEPGPGDALTFAADARGRSLRAVVATVFRGPEEAVGSRLMLREDGVEAGKLSGGLHGPVHAAATEALVRGLPWSGACGGAEVLVEVVEPAPPVVVFGGGFDVAPVVSRAQGLGWHLTVVADRPVELLRRRFPHAQAFIASRATEVLEKVPLSARSLVLVMTHSLPQDRELLARLVPLPVRYLGVLGPRARTERILRELPQPPTAALLEKLHAPMGLDLGAEGADEIALSILAELQTVLAGRDGGRLRERQAPIHADAPAPERRSA
- a CDS encoding nucleotidyltransferase family protein; translation: MTVAVVLLAAGASSRLGQPKQLLIHEGVPLVRRAAQAALGAGPVVVVLGARREAVAAELEGLRVRCVDNPDWARGQGSSLQAGLRALPPDVDGMLVMLCDQLRVEAAHLRALVATFERTRAPIVASAYAGTRGVPALFSRAVFDELAALPPAEGARGLIARDPSRVVEVALAGGEEDVDTARDLSRLT